In one Bactrocera tryoni isolate S06 chromosome 5, CSIRO_BtryS06_freeze2, whole genome shotgun sequence genomic region, the following are encoded:
- the LOC120777946 gene encoding basic-leucine zipper transcription factor A, whose amino-acid sequence MHLKTATVVGTLKSISRDNFDERTIRQEEKRPNMAATTRNNANDENPQGGGSGTRANNSNSNNNNNNNNDDNSSNNQQVTDDAELKLKRQTLEQRKQELERVLSEKNWLLQQIQKQETQILNGNYEYLNVNEIFAMLARQYKKEHGGNGSSDIGSTAVLRRKTIGDSSCKENQLNHNNNNTANRQSEISNRSSEYDNYPGGSSNNGESNPPAFNANATQMPLTKSQSLRKRGNTTPTVQTLSGNYNYLQVQQRQQQQKMMQHQMLQNQMQYAAMMQHQHYHHQQQQLHQHQTHDEQQQLQQYNQQISPSQSHLRQYPVDGISLYSVNSANVATLRQQHISPQQQPIVVQCDRYYLSPTHQNYSDGGFIKSSQNIKKYVSPQASPTHHGVATTQMLPYLQQSHSYQQDLLMVTAAGAEQKYMHQQQQQPQQQQFLTLHQLQPHNLLHSHPQTQISSRQLDAISLAPSYISVDVDSAAVHNLRWRSQSNLPPVSPHTPPHKGIAYNSTQISADVKSQSSDMLSSNAYYNTSAALPAASIKTLTKPLDEISISSYNSEMQKSKPPKPKQWLESSLDGPVVRQSPASSNVHGQDTFHNTTSSRLPANKMHPGSSGAGVSTGVLSGSRERTKLSSQSMSGAPRHYSMSAASHKHPYSQTKMLQDDDGRYAKLSQSTSYLNSRESPSISAAYPLDGSNNSTTIELPTPTTAFKYIPPKPVTPSNTTPTQLTPPPPPRPPPRDSEKIMGISTTITGIASVPSTLAPTDIRIESPKNITVVKPATFRPYQEETKPFEMSDFYKYSTKFRQKEPSVANAEH is encoded by the coding sequence ATGCACCTAAAGACCGCGACTGTTGTAGGGACGTTAAAATCTATCAGTAGAGATAATTTTGATGAGAGGACAATCCGCCAAGAAGAAAAAAGACCGAATATGGCTGCCACTACAAGAAACAATGCAAATGATGAAAATCCACAGGGCGGGGGGAGTGGTACAAGGGCCAACAATAGcaatagcaataataataacaacaataacaatgacgATAATTCGAGTAATAATCAACAGGTTACGGATGATGCAGAATTAAAGTTGAAACGGCAAACACTAGAACAACGTAAACAGGAATTGGAAAGGGTATTGAGCGAAAAAAATTGGTtgttacaacaaatacaaaagcaaGAAACTCAAATACTTAATGGAAACTATGAGTATTTGaatgtaaatgaaatatttgcaatgTTGGCGCGGCAGTATAAAAAGGAACATGGCGGAAATGGAAGTAGTGACATTGGAAGTACAGCCGTCTTGCGGAGAAAGACAATTGGGGATAGTAGCTGCAAGGAAAATCAGTTGaatcacaataataataacactgCTAATCGACAGTCTGAAATTTCGAATCGTTCATCGGAGTATGACAACTATCCAGGCGGTAGTTCTAACAATGGTGAATCTAATCCACCAGCTTTTAATGCCAACGCAACACAAATGCCGCTAACTAAGTCTCAATCATTGAGGAAGAGAGGCAATACCACACCTACAGTACAAACGTTAAGTGGCAATTACAATTATCTGCAAGTAcagcaaaggcaacaacaacagaaaatgaTGCAACATCAAATGTTGCAGAATCAGATGCAATATGCTGCTATGATGCAACATCAGCATTATCACCATCAGCAACAACAGTTGCATCAGCATCAGACGCACGACGAACAGCAGCAACTGCAACAATACAATCAACAAATATCGCCATCACAATCGCATCTTCGCCAGTATCCAGTCGATGGCATTTCCTTATATTCGGTCAACTCAGCTAATGTTGCCACTTTACGACAGCAACATATTTCCCCTCAACAGCAACCGATTGTGGTGCAGTGTGATCGTTACTATTTATCACCCACGCACCAGAACTATAGCGATGGTGGTTTCATTAAGTCCAGTCAAAATATTAAGAAGTACGTATCGCCACAAGCATCACCAACACATCATGGTGTCGCAACAACACAAATGCTCCCGTATTTGCAACAGAGTCATTCTTATCAGCAAGATTTGTTAATGGTAACTGCAGCAGGGGCCGAACAGAAATATAtgcatcagcagcagcaacaaccacaacagcaGCAGTTTTTGACACTACACCAATTGCAACCGCACAATTTATTGCACTCGCATCCTCAAACACAGATATCTAGCAGGCAATTAGACGCCATTTCGTTGGCTCCTTCATACATTTCTGTTGATGTGGACAGTGCAGCGGTGCATAATCTACGCTGGCGTTCGCAAAGTAATTTGCCACCTGTGTCCCCACACACACCACCACACAAGGGGATTGCTTACAATTCAACCCAAATAAGCGCTGACGTCAAATCGCAATCGAGTGATATGCTATCAAGTAATGCGTATTATAATACGTCTGCCGCGCTGCCAGCAGCGTCTATTAAAACTTTGACTAAACCTCTAGATGAAATTTCTATTTCATCGTATAATAGTGAAATGCAAAAATCGAAACCGCCCAAGCCAAAACAGTGGTTGGAATCCTCTTTGGACGGCCCGGTAGTACGTCAGTCTCCAGCTAGTAGTAATGTACATGGACAGGACACATTTCATAACACAACTAGCTCACGCCTACCAGCAAATAAAATGCATCCGGGTTCGTCTGGCGCTGGTGTTAGCACTGGTGTTTTAAGCGGCTCTCGAGAACGCACAAAACTATCTTCTCAATCGATGTCGGGTGCGCCTCGTCATTACTCTATGTCGGCTGCTTCCCATAAGCACCCCTATTCGCAAACTAAAATGCTACAAGATGATGATGGTCGCTACGCAAAACTTAGCCAGTCTACGTCTTATCTGAATAGTAGGGAGTCACCTTCAATATCAGCTGCATATCCACTGGACGGTAGTAACAACAGCACCACTATTGAATTGCCAACCCCTACAACGGCATTCAAGTATATACCGCCGAAACCTGTCACTCCATCTAATACTACGCCGACACAGCtgacaccaccaccaccgccacgACCACCACCGAGAGATAGCGAAAAGATTATGGGTATAAGTACAACGATCACTGGTATTGCGTCTGTTCCCAGTACTCTAGCACCAACCGATATACGAATTGAGTCACCCAAAAATATAACTGTTGTAAAGCCGGCCACCTTCCGGCCCTATCAGGAGGAAACCAAACCATTTGAAATGTCCGACTTCTATAAATATTCCACGAAATTTCGACAGAAAGAGCCATCTGTAGCGAATGCAGAACACTGA
- the LOC120777667 gene encoding glycine--tRNA ligase isoform X1, with protein MSLQIIGAFPLLRSASVKLWKSQSHYLKSKAKYCISGSILNFANKAPFSIQNNIVNSINNISIKPDTTTLNSKDSAANSNWGTKKSKRKVRLRFTDMSNPEIEAKLAPLRAAVLEQGNLVRELKVKGASEIDVKRAVAELKARKKILEDRELELTPSVVTFDRSKMEDLLKRRFFYDQSFAIYGGITGQYDFGPMGCALKSNILSLWRQFFVLEEQMLEVDCSILTPEPVLKASGHVDRFADLMVKDVKTGECFRLDHLIKNALEKLSKEKTATQEVKVECEDIVIKLDGMNKQEMSDVLAKYSIKSPLTGNDLTEPIEFNLMFATQIGPTGLVKGFLRPETAQGIFVNFKRLLEFNQGKLPFAVAQIGNSFRNEISPRSGLIRVREFTMAEIEHFCDPSHKNHPKFESIADTRLTLYSACNQMDGKSAQQISIGEAVRNNLVANETLGYYMTRIHQFLMAIGIKPECLRFRQHMNNEMAHYACDCWDAECLTSYGWVECVGCADRSAYDLGQHTQATGVKLVAEKRLPEPKTIEIAEIVPNKQTLGKTFKKDAKSITDALSKLSLSDVNEVEQNLKDKEEYVLSLHNGSEFKLTPDTISVKHSTKTVHVEEITPSVIEPSFGIGRIMYALLEQNFQCREGDEQRCYFTLPSVVAPLKCSILPLSNNTEFNPFIRQLSFALTKAELSHKVDDSSGSIGRRYARTDEIAIPFGITIDFDTLKEPHSVTLRDRDSLKQVRIGINEVTEVVKDLCTGKVHWSQVMEKYPIFEQQEATK; from the coding sequence ATGTCGTTACAGATAATTGGAGCATTCCCACTGCTACGCTCCGCTTCagtgaaattgtggaaaagtCAATCCCATTATTTGAAATCGAAAGCCAAATATTGTATTAGCGGCAGCATATTAAATTTTGCCAACAAAGCTCCATTTAGTATCCAAAACAACATTGTAAATTCGATTAACAATATTAGTATAAAACCTGACACAACTACACTTAATTCAAAAGACTCGGCTGCAAATTCTAATTGGGGCACGAAGAAAAGCAAACGAAAAGTAAGGTTACGCTTTACAGACATGAGTAATCCAGAGATAGAAGCAAAATTAGCACCATTGCGTGCTGCTGTGCTGGAGCAAGGAAATTTGGTTCGGGAACTAAAAGTGAAAGGCGCGTCTGAGATAGACGTAAAACGGGCAGTGGCTGAATTAAAAGCCCGTAAAAAGATATTGGAGGACCGTGAGCTAGAACTAACTCCAAGTGTCGTAACATTCGATCGATCGAAAATGGAAGATTTGCTAAAACGTCGTTTCTTTTATGATCAAAGTTTTGCAATTTACGGTGGTATAACAGGCCAATATGACTTTGGTCCAATGGGTTGTGCATTGAAGTCAAACATCCTCTCTCTGTGGCGTCAATTTTTCGTATTGGAAGAGCAAATGCTTGAAGTAGATTGCTCAATATTAACACCAGAACCAGTACTAAAAGCTTCTGGACATGTCGATCGATTTGCGGATTTGATGGTGAAAGATGTCAAAACTGGTGAGTGTTTTCGGCTTGATCATTTGATAAAGAATGCTTTGGAAAAATTATCAAAGGAGAAAACTGCAACACAAGAAGTAAAAGTCGAATGTGAAGACATTGTTATTAAACTTGATGGCATGAATAAGCAAGAGATGTCTGATGTACTTGCAAAGTATAGCATAAAGTCACCTTTAACTGGTAATGATTTGACTGAACCGATTGAATTTAACTTAATGTTCGCTACTCAAATTGGGCCTACTGGTTTAGTAAAAGGCTTCTTACGACCAGAAACAGCGCAAGGTATTTTCGTAAATTTCAAGCGATTACTTGAATTTAACCAAGGAAAATTGCCTTTCGCCGTGGCTCAAATTGGTAATTCATTCCGCAACGAAATCTCTCCCCGCTCTGGACTTATTCGTGTTCGAGAATTTACAATGGCGGAGATTGAACATTTTTGTGATCCATCTCATAAAAATCATCCAAAATTTGAAAGTATTGCCGATACTCGTTTGACACTTTATTCGGCATGCAATCAAATGGATGGCAAATCAGCTCAACAAATATCAATTGGGGAAGCTGTAAGAAACAATTTGGTCGCAAATGAAACACTAGGTTACTACATGACAAGAATTCACCAATTCCTTATGGCAATAGGTATAAAACCAGAATGTCTTCGTTTCCGTCAGCATATGAACAATGAAATGGCCCATTATGCTTGTGACTGTTGGGATGCAGAATGCCTTACCAGCTATGGCTGGGTAGAATGCGTTGGCTGTGCTGATAGGTCCGCTTATGACTTAGGTCAGCACACTCAAGCTACTGGGGTAAAACTGGTGGCTGAAAAGCGTTTACCTGAACCGAAAACCATTGAAATCGCCGAAATCGTACCAAACAAACAAACTTTgggaaaaacttttaaaaaagatGCAAAATCAATTACAGATGCATTATCGAAGCTTTCCTTGAGTGATGTGAATGAAGTagaacaaaatttgaaagataAAGAAGAATACGTCCTCTCTCTACATAATGGTAGTGAATTCAAATTGACTCCTGATACTATATCCGTCAAGCACAGCACTAAAACGGTTCACGTAGAGGAAATTACACCAAGTGTCATTGAGCCATCTTTCGGAATAGGTCGTATTATGTACGCATTGCTTGAACAGAATTTCCAATGTCGTGAAGGTGATGAACAGCGTTGTTACTTCACACTACCATCTGTGGTTGCACCATTAAAATGCTCAATATTGCCATTGTCAAATAACACCGAATTTAATCCATTCATCCGTCAGTTGTCCTTTGCGCTAACCAAGGCAGAGCTTTCACATAAAGTCGATGACTCAAGCGGATCTATTGGTCGTCGCTACGCGCGAACTGATGAAATTGCCATACCATTTGGCATTACCATTGACTTTGATACACTAAAGGAACCACATAGTGTAACTTTAAGAGATCGCGATTCTCTTA
- the LOC120777667 gene encoding glycine--tRNA ligase isoform X2: protein MSNPEIEAKLAPLRAAVLEQGNLVRELKVKGASEIDVKRAVAELKARKKILEDRELELTPSVVTFDRSKMEDLLKRRFFYDQSFAIYGGITGQYDFGPMGCALKSNILSLWRQFFVLEEQMLEVDCSILTPEPVLKASGHVDRFADLMVKDVKTGECFRLDHLIKNALEKLSKEKTATQEVKVECEDIVIKLDGMNKQEMSDVLAKYSIKSPLTGNDLTEPIEFNLMFATQIGPTGLVKGFLRPETAQGIFVNFKRLLEFNQGKLPFAVAQIGNSFRNEISPRSGLIRVREFTMAEIEHFCDPSHKNHPKFESIADTRLTLYSACNQMDGKSAQQISIGEAVRNNLVANETLGYYMTRIHQFLMAIGIKPECLRFRQHMNNEMAHYACDCWDAECLTSYGWVECVGCADRSAYDLGQHTQATGVKLVAEKRLPEPKTIEIAEIVPNKQTLGKTFKKDAKSITDALSKLSLSDVNEVEQNLKDKEEYVLSLHNGSEFKLTPDTISVKHSTKTVHVEEITPSVIEPSFGIGRIMYALLEQNFQCREGDEQRCYFTLPSVVAPLKCSILPLSNNTEFNPFIRQLSFALTKAELSHKVDDSSGSIGRRYARTDEIAIPFGITIDFDTLKEPHSVTLRDRDSLKQVRIGINEVTEVVKDLCTGKVHWSQVMEKYPIFEQQEATK from the coding sequence ATGAGTAATCCAGAGATAGAAGCAAAATTAGCACCATTGCGTGCTGCTGTGCTGGAGCAAGGAAATTTGGTTCGGGAACTAAAAGTGAAAGGCGCGTCTGAGATAGACGTAAAACGGGCAGTGGCTGAATTAAAAGCCCGTAAAAAGATATTGGAGGACCGTGAGCTAGAACTAACTCCAAGTGTCGTAACATTCGATCGATCGAAAATGGAAGATTTGCTAAAACGTCGTTTCTTTTATGATCAAAGTTTTGCAATTTACGGTGGTATAACAGGCCAATATGACTTTGGTCCAATGGGTTGTGCATTGAAGTCAAACATCCTCTCTCTGTGGCGTCAATTTTTCGTATTGGAAGAGCAAATGCTTGAAGTAGATTGCTCAATATTAACACCAGAACCAGTACTAAAAGCTTCTGGACATGTCGATCGATTTGCGGATTTGATGGTGAAAGATGTCAAAACTGGTGAGTGTTTTCGGCTTGATCATTTGATAAAGAATGCTTTGGAAAAATTATCAAAGGAGAAAACTGCAACACAAGAAGTAAAAGTCGAATGTGAAGACATTGTTATTAAACTTGATGGCATGAATAAGCAAGAGATGTCTGATGTACTTGCAAAGTATAGCATAAAGTCACCTTTAACTGGTAATGATTTGACTGAACCGATTGAATTTAACTTAATGTTCGCTACTCAAATTGGGCCTACTGGTTTAGTAAAAGGCTTCTTACGACCAGAAACAGCGCAAGGTATTTTCGTAAATTTCAAGCGATTACTTGAATTTAACCAAGGAAAATTGCCTTTCGCCGTGGCTCAAATTGGTAATTCATTCCGCAACGAAATCTCTCCCCGCTCTGGACTTATTCGTGTTCGAGAATTTACAATGGCGGAGATTGAACATTTTTGTGATCCATCTCATAAAAATCATCCAAAATTTGAAAGTATTGCCGATACTCGTTTGACACTTTATTCGGCATGCAATCAAATGGATGGCAAATCAGCTCAACAAATATCAATTGGGGAAGCTGTAAGAAACAATTTGGTCGCAAATGAAACACTAGGTTACTACATGACAAGAATTCACCAATTCCTTATGGCAATAGGTATAAAACCAGAATGTCTTCGTTTCCGTCAGCATATGAACAATGAAATGGCCCATTATGCTTGTGACTGTTGGGATGCAGAATGCCTTACCAGCTATGGCTGGGTAGAATGCGTTGGCTGTGCTGATAGGTCCGCTTATGACTTAGGTCAGCACACTCAAGCTACTGGGGTAAAACTGGTGGCTGAAAAGCGTTTACCTGAACCGAAAACCATTGAAATCGCCGAAATCGTACCAAACAAACAAACTTTgggaaaaacttttaaaaaagatGCAAAATCAATTACAGATGCATTATCGAAGCTTTCCTTGAGTGATGTGAATGAAGTagaacaaaatttgaaagataAAGAAGAATACGTCCTCTCTCTACATAATGGTAGTGAATTCAAATTGACTCCTGATACTATATCCGTCAAGCACAGCACTAAAACGGTTCACGTAGAGGAAATTACACCAAGTGTCATTGAGCCATCTTTCGGAATAGGTCGTATTATGTACGCATTGCTTGAACAGAATTTCCAATGTCGTGAAGGTGATGAACAGCGTTGTTACTTCACACTACCATCTGTGGTTGCACCATTAAAATGCTCAATATTGCCATTGTCAAATAACACCGAATTTAATCCATTCATCCGTCAGTTGTCCTTTGCGCTAACCAAGGCAGAGCTTTCACATAAAGTCGATGACTCAAGCGGATCTATTGGTCGTCGCTACGCGCGAACTGATGAAATTGCCATACCATTTGGCATTACCATTGACTTTGATACACTAAAGGAACCACATAGTGTAACTTTAAGAGATCGCGATTCTCTTA